One genomic region from Streptomyces venezuelae encodes:
- a CDS encoding diacylglycerol/lipid kinase family protein, producing MTASGWGDPGEAARRLARCALAAAAAAIVALLTALTGGLLILLAGLVGFAAAAMGVWWFLAHRGLPRVAGAVVAVGAPIGVLVLFVVGGVWGNALVALALWGVALGCARTALRRPDREWEAVMRGTPAARPRQPVLIMNPKSGGGKVGRFGLVARAEALGARVVLLDPSVQSDVTALARKAVADGADLLGVAGGDGTQALVAAVAAEHDLPFLVVSAGTRNHFAMDLGLDRTDPANCLKALTDGEELRVDLGSVDGRPFVNTVSFGVYADVVQRPEYRDAKAETAVEVLPDLLQGGEGPRLDAIVDTVRLPAQQALLVSNNAYSAPDPFGVYSAHRPRLDRGELGVIGIRVDGAAQAAELAVRGTQAAGLNVLTARRVEIVGNPGSSRGTAASGTISVAVDGEALTLPTPVVCTLRPAALRVLVPRDRPGIVPPLPPLDWRRITKLAFDTPRTSPTSRTPYTS from the coding sequence GTGACGGCGAGCGGTTGGGGTGATCCGGGGGAGGCGGCCCGGCGACTGGCCCGTTGTGCGCTGGCGGCGGCGGCCGCCGCGATCGTGGCGCTCCTGACCGCGCTGACGGGCGGGCTGCTGATCCTGCTGGCGGGGCTCGTGGGGTTCGCCGCCGCGGCCATGGGCGTCTGGTGGTTCCTCGCCCACCGCGGGCTGCCGCGCGTGGCCGGCGCGGTGGTCGCCGTCGGCGCGCCGATCGGCGTCCTCGTCCTCTTCGTCGTCGGCGGTGTCTGGGGCAACGCGCTGGTGGCCCTCGCGCTCTGGGGCGTGGCGCTCGGCTGCGCGCGGACGGCGCTGCGCCGCCCCGACCGGGAGTGGGAAGCGGTGATGCGGGGCACCCCCGCCGCCCGTCCCCGGCAGCCCGTCCTGATCATGAACCCGAAGTCCGGGGGCGGGAAGGTCGGCCGCTTCGGGCTCGTGGCCCGCGCGGAGGCCCTGGGCGCCCGGGTCGTGCTGCTCGACCCGTCCGTGCAGTCCGATGTCACCGCGCTCGCCCGGAAGGCCGTGGCCGACGGCGCGGACCTCCTCGGGGTGGCCGGCGGCGACGGCACCCAGGCGCTGGTCGCCGCGGTGGCGGCCGAGCACGACCTGCCGTTCCTCGTCGTCTCGGCGGGCACCCGCAACCACTTCGCCATGGACCTCGGCCTCGACCGCACCGACCCGGCGAACTGCCTGAAGGCGCTGACCGACGGCGAGGAGCTCCGGGTCGACCTCGGCTCGGTCGACGGGCGCCCCTTCGTCAACACCGTCTCCTTCGGGGTGTACGCGGACGTCGTCCAGCGCCCCGAGTACCGCGACGCGAAGGCCGAGACCGCGGTCGAGGTCCTGCCCGACCTGCTCCAGGGCGGTGAGGGCCCGCGCCTCGACGCGATCGTCGACACCGTCCGGCTCCCGGCGCAGCAGGCGCTCCTCGTCAGCAACAACGCCTACTCCGCGCCCGACCCCTTCGGCGTCTACTCCGCCCACCGGCCGCGCCTCGACCGGGGCGAGCTCGGGGTGATCGGCATCCGGGTGGACGGCGCCGCGCAGGCCGCCGAGCTGGCCGTCCGGGGAACCCAGGCGGCCGGCCTGAACGTTCTGACGGCTCGTAGGGTCGAAATCGTGGGGAACCCGGGAAGCTCCCGCGGCACCGCCGCCTCCGGCACCATCTCGGTCGCCGTGGACGGCGAGGCCCTGACCCTGCCCACCCCGGTGGTGTGCACGCTCCGCCCCGCCGCGCTGCGGGTCCTCGTGCCCCGCGACCGGCCGGGGATCGTGCCTCCCCTGCCGCCGCTCGACTGGCGGCGGATCACCAAGCTCGCCTTCGACACCCCCCGTACCTCCCCTACCTCACGTACCCCCTATACCTCTTGA
- a CDS encoding phosphatase PAP2 family protein encodes MTAETVGPETIRAVLRDVRAVDGAVYAAVAATPTPTLDTALRRLSTAANHSKLSFAVAAALALVPGRPRRAAIAGAGAIAVASATANLLGKRLVRRQRPDREAARVAVSRHVPMPDSASFPSGHTASAVAFAAAVGSVLPGAGVPLGALAGAVGYSRVHTGVHYPGDVAAGAVLGVASAAVSLVAVSWVTAREK; translated from the coding sequence ATGACAGCGGAGACGGTGGGACCCGAGACCATCCGGGCGGTCCTGCGCGACGTCCGGGCCGTCGACGGCGCCGTGTACGCGGCCGTCGCCGCCACGCCCACGCCCACGCTCGACACGGCGCTGCGCCGCCTCTCCACCGCGGCGAACCACTCCAAGCTCTCGTTCGCCGTCGCCGCCGCGCTCGCCCTCGTCCCCGGCCGCCCCCGCCGAGCGGCGATCGCGGGCGCCGGGGCGATCGCTGTGGCCTCGGCGACGGCCAATCTGCTGGGCAAGCGGCTCGTCCGCAGGCAGCGGCCGGACCGGGAGGCGGCCCGGGTGGCCGTGAGCCGGCACGTTCCGATGCCCGACTCGGCCTCGTTCCCGTCCGGGCACACCGCGTCGGCGGTCGCCTTCGCCGCCGCCGTGGGATCGGTGCTGCCCGGCGCCGGTGTGCCCCTCGGGGCGCTGGCGGGGGCCGTGGGCTACTCCCGGGTGCACACCGGGGTGCACTACCCGGGGGACGTCGCCGCGGGCGCGGTGCTCGGCGTCGCGAGCGCCGCGGTCTCCCTGGTGGCCGTGAGCTGGGTGACCGCCAGGGAGAAGTGA
- a CDS encoding PD40 domain-containing protein has protein sequence MGRRIARAGLAASAALLLAACGGGTDPATIGSSGSGGGGGGKGEAGGGDVKTASLAQPNTVTLSFCHKIEYGGGGWDYALTVESLSLKDGSIVATRSTVLPNGVEPARGCPTSESGGPQHQVALAFNKDYTLVAGMKGMSRAGAWDVATGKEVGAPDPDAFSKRPKNRGVAFHPVTGRLWYDMGEHDFQSSDDVASRDPKAGLASEERVAYEKLGDLMKQDGPTATTVLATDDGDYVAAPDGGIVAGGTMNGMWLARVAAEGRVGAGDFLESIGTAGLDAPELGCQPVFWRDATTLVCDEFRQITFSADYKKVVKTEELIPANDRSNSDPVLAPDGKSFAFLSEGENGKTGLFRADFVPGGEPVKIADVEEPADAPRHMTFLLRWN, from the coding sequence ATGGGACGACGTATCGCCAGGGCCGGACTCGCGGCGAGTGCCGCGCTGCTGCTCGCCGCCTGCGGCGGAGGCACGGACCCGGCCACGATCGGAAGTTCCGGTTCCGGCGGCGGCGGGGGCGGGAAGGGTGAGGCCGGGGGCGGCGACGTCAAGACGGCGTCGCTGGCGCAGCCGAACACCGTCACCCTCTCCTTCTGTCACAAGATCGAGTATGGCGGCGGAGGGTGGGACTACGCGCTGACCGTGGAGTCACTCTCCCTCAAGGACGGCTCGATCGTGGCCACGCGCAGCACCGTCCTGCCGAACGGCGTGGAGCCGGCGCGTGGCTGCCCCACCAGCGAGAGCGGGGGTCCGCAGCACCAGGTCGCCCTCGCCTTCAACAAGGACTACACGCTCGTCGCCGGCATGAAGGGCATGTCGCGGGCCGGCGCCTGGGACGTCGCCACCGGCAAGGAGGTCGGCGCCCCCGACCCGGACGCCTTCAGCAAGCGCCCGAAGAACCGGGGGGTGGCCTTCCACCCGGTCACCGGCCGGCTCTGGTACGACATGGGGGAGCACGACTTCCAGTCCAGCGACGACGTCGCCTCCCGCGACCCGAAGGCGGGCCTGGCGTCCGAGGAGAGGGTCGCCTACGAGAAGCTCGGCGATCTGATGAAGCAGGACGGGCCCACCGCGACGACCGTGCTGGCCACCGATGACGGCGACTACGTGGCCGCCCCGGACGGGGGGATCGTGGCCGGGGGCACGATGAACGGCATGTGGCTCGCACGCGTCGCGGCCGAGGGCCGCGTCGGCGCGGGCGACTTCCTGGAATCGATCGGGACGGCGGGCCTCGACGCCCCGGAGCTCGGCTGCCAGCCGGTCTTCTGGCGGGACGCCACCACCCTGGTCTGTGACGAGTTCCGGCAGATCACCTTCTCGGCCGACTACAAGAAGGTCGTGAAGACCGAGGAGCTGATCCCGGCGAACGACCGCTCCAACTCGGACCCGGTCCTCGCCCCGGACGGCAAGAGCTTCGCGTTCCTCTCCGAGGGCGAGAACGGCAAGACGGGACTGTTCCGCGCCGACTTCGTCCCCGGCGGCGAGCCGGTGAAGATCGCCGACGTGGAGGAGCCCGCCGACGCGCCGCGCCACATGACGTTCCTGCTGCGCTGGAACTGA
- the sigJ gene encoding RNA polymerase sigma factor SigJ, translating to MTDGGRGRSKEELARRFEADRGHLRAVAYRMLGSLSEAEDAVQEAWFKLSRADVSAVENLSGWLTTVVGRVCLDMLRSRGSRREDPLEYFVPDPVVTVLDATNPEHTAELTESVGLALLVVLETLSPAERLAFVLHDMFAVSFDEIARIVDRTPAATRQLASRARRRVQDATPAPGPDARRRREIADAFLAAANGGDFEGLLAVLDPDVVLRADGGRILAAASKVVRGAEAVISQALMYAKFKQASLPVLANGAPAFVAVVDGRPTVLMSFTISGDRIVGLEILADPERLATLGLSDEDLARATF from the coding sequence CTGACCGACGGCGGGCGCGGCCGCTCCAAGGAGGAGCTGGCCCGGCGGTTCGAGGCCGACCGCGGGCACCTGCGGGCCGTGGCCTACCGGATGCTCGGCTCGCTGAGCGAGGCGGAGGACGCCGTCCAGGAGGCCTGGTTCAAGCTCAGCCGCGCCGACGTCAGCGCGGTGGAGAACCTCAGCGGCTGGCTGACCACGGTCGTCGGCCGCGTCTGCCTCGACATGCTGCGCTCCCGCGGCTCGCGCCGCGAGGACCCGCTGGAGTACTTCGTCCCCGACCCGGTCGTCACCGTCCTGGACGCCACGAACCCCGAGCACACGGCGGAGCTCACCGAGTCCGTCGGCCTCGCGCTCCTCGTCGTCCTGGAGACGCTGTCGCCGGCCGAGCGGCTCGCCTTCGTCCTGCACGACATGTTCGCCGTCTCCTTCGACGAGATCGCGCGGATCGTGGACCGCACCCCGGCCGCGACCCGCCAGCTCGCCAGCCGGGCCCGCCGCCGGGTCCAGGACGCCACCCCCGCCCCGGGCCCGGACGCCCGGCGCCGGCGGGAGATCGCCGACGCCTTCCTCGCCGCCGCGAACGGCGGCGACTTCGAGGGCCTGCTCGCGGTCCTCGACCCCGACGTGGTGCTGCGGGCGGACGGCGGCAGGATCCTCGCGGCCGCCTCCAAGGTGGTGCGGGGCGCCGAGGCCGTCATCTCGCAGGCGCTCATGTACGCCAAGTTCAAGCAGGCGTCGCTGCCGGTCCTGGCCAACGGCGCGCCCGCCTTCGTCGCGGTCGTGGACGGCCGCCCGACCGTGCTCATGTCGTTCACGATCTCCGGGGACCGGATCGTCGGCCTCGAGATCCTGGCGGACCCGGAGCGGCTCGCCACGCTCGGCCTCTCGGACGAGGACCTGGCCCGCGCGACGTTCTGA